The Gemmatimonadota bacterium DNA window GACGGTTGGGAACCAGCGCCATCAAGCCTCCTGAATGCCGGTGAGCTGACGCAACACGTCGCGCCAACCAGCGATTCCCGGGGGGGCTTACACCACCCGGGGGTGCGCGCAGATAGCGTGACAGGTTCCATCATCACGGCGAATCACGAAGCGCCGATCGGCCGCCAACAGAGCGACACATCGTTGTCGCCGTCGCCCACCGCGCCACGAGCTTGCGCGGCCGCCCGAGCAGGGCCAGTGCGCTAAGCACGCGCGCACGCCGCGTCCTTGTCGCCGCTCCCCCGTCATCGCAAGCCAGGCGCCACCCGACGCCACGGTACGCCCTCGAAGCGCGGAGTGCGTCGACAAGCGGCGTGAGTGCGCATCGCCGATGCACGAGGTACGGACGCACCAGAGCGAGCACCGCCGGTCCAGCGCCGGCGCGAGTTCGCCCTGGTCCCTCGAATTGACGCCAACGTCGCGCGCAACTTCCTGCACTTCGCCCCCTGAGATCAGCGGCAGGGGCGCCCAGGAACGACACGCACCATGCGCGGCCGTCGATGTCCTCGCGCGTCCCCAGTGGGCGGAGCGCGTCATGCCAGGGCAGGGCGATCACCGCGCCATTCTCGGCCACGACCGGACCCTCGAGTCCGAGGTCACGCTGGTTGCGCGAGAGTTCCAGGATCGTTCGACTCGATGCCAGCACACAGCGCACGAGCGTCGACATGGCAGACAACTCGCCGGTCGCGACGGCGTACCGGCCATGCTCGTCGAGAAGCGTTCCGTCGACATCAGAGAACAGGAGAATCGAGCGCATCACTTGCCCTACCCGCGATGGGTGGCCGGATTGCGGGGCATCGCAATCGCCCGCTCCGCGCGGCGACGCACACCTCGCGATACCAGTGCGCCGAGCGCTTCCACGTCCGACGCTGGGTTTCGAAGTCGACGTGGACGAGACCAAACCGCGGACGGTAGCCAGAGGCCCACTCGAAATTGTCGTAGAGCGACCACGCATGATAGCTGCGCACGTTTGGCTCCGGCCTGCATGGCCTCGTGAACGGCCCAATGTGCGCATGGTGATAGTTGATGCGCGCGTCATCGTGCACGATTCCATCGGCACCCGGTGCCTCGTCAAATGCGCATCCACTCTCACACACCTCGATCGGCACGTCTCCGTACTCTCGCGTGATGGACAGCAGCACATCATGCAACGCACGCGGCCAGATTTCCCATCCCATCGCGGTGCGTTTCCCCTCGCTGCGCCCAAACGCATTCTCGATGCGCTTCACCCCGTGCGTAGCGGTGCTGAAGTCGGCATGGGCCCCCGTCGAGCGTTCGTCGGACAGGATGTCGAAGAGGAAATAGGGAGGTCCGGTAGATGATCCCGCCGCCGCTCACCACCAACCGATAGTACGTGTTGACCCCGATGAAATCGAGCGGCGTTTGCATGCGCGACTTGTCCTCAGGGCGCATCCCCAGCGCCTGTAGTGGCATGCTCGCGAGAAACGGAGCGGGATAGCGGCCGTTCATCAACGGGCCGACGAACAGGTGGTTGAAGACAGCATCGGCGTAGTCGGTGGCGTCGCGATCGTCCCTGGGAGTTGGTGGCGGGCTCGCAGGGTGCCATCGCGAAGACGGGACCCACCTGAGCCTCGGGTCGTACCGCCTGGCTGCACGGAACCCCGGCGTGCGCCATGGTGATGACGTGAACGGCGCGGAGGAAGTCGGGAAGGCTCTGTCGTCCGGGCGCATATCGCCCGAGGAGATAACCGCGCGAGGAGAAGATGAAGGGTTCGTTGAAGAGCGACCAGTGTTGCACGCGATCCCCGAGGGCATTCACGACGATCGCCGAGTATTCCGCAAAGCGCGACGCGGTGTCGCGTTCGGCCCATCCGCCGGCGTCCTCCAACGTCTGGGGCAGATCCCAGTGATACAGCGTCGGGAACGGCCGAATCCCGGCCTCGAGGAGTCCGTCGACGAGGCGCGAATAGAAGTCCAGCCCGCTACGGTTTGGGCGTCCTCGCCCGTGGCTGGATTCGGGGCCACGCGATCGAGAAACGATAGCTGCCCACGCCGAGTTCGCGGATCAGGGCGAGATCGTCCTGCCATCGGCGATAGTGCTCGCAGGCCACGGACGCGTCCTCTCCACGCTCCATTGCGCCGGGCGCGCTCAGCAAAGTTTCTCCCAGATGGAGCGTCCGCGCCATCCGCGTCGAGGGCTCCCCTCGATCTGATAGGCGGATGGCGACACCCCAGAGGAAACCCGGCGGGAATCGGGCGGCCAGGACGTGCGCATCGGAAACAGTCACCGATGCAAGTTAGCAGGGCGTGGAGTCGGAGTAACCCTTGTTGGCGAAACCCCTAAAGGATCACACGAACGCCGCCCAACGCCTCGATGCGGTGCGGAAAGCGGTCACTTGGCGTCCTGATGAACATGGTCTGGGCACCCGCAGCCGTCGAGACAGACGCTCGATCAACTCCGGGCCAAACGCCCGCGCACGGCGAGAAAGTCGATCCGCAGCGACGGATAGAGCCGATCGATCAGTCGAAGTTGCTCGGCCAGCCCCGGAGGGATCTCGTTGCTTGCATCGTAAACGTGGACGACCGTTAGGCGACTCGTCTGCTCGTTTCGAGCACGTAGAGCGCCGCCCGGTTGAGCACGTCGATGG harbors:
- a CDS encoding HAD hydrolase family protein; the encoded protein is MRSILLFSDVDGTLLDEHGRYAVATGELSAMSTLVRCVLASSRTILELSRNQRDLGLEGPVVAENGAVIALPWHDALRPLGTREDIDGRAWCVSFLGAPAADLRGRSAGSCARRWRQFEGPGRTRAGAGPAVLALVRPYLVHRRCALTPLVDALRASRAYRGVGWRLACDDGGAATRTRRARVLSALALLGRPRKLVARWATATTMCRSVGGRSALRDSP
- a CDS encoding family 1 glycosylhydrolase, which translates into the protein MKRIENAFGRSEGKRTAMGWEIWPRALHDVLLSITREYGDVPIEVCESGCAFDEAPGADGIVHDDARINYHHAHIGPFTRPCRPEPNVRSYHAWSLYDNFEWASGYRPRFGLVHVDFETQRRTWKRSAHWYREVCVAARSGRLRCPAIRPPIAGRASDALDSPVL